DNA sequence from the Candidatus Tectomicrobia bacterium genome:
GGAGATGGCGGGGGACGCCGTAGCGCAGGAGGGCCCGCCTGAGGGCGGCGAGGATGGTGTCCTGGTTGGGTCCGGAATGGAGGTACCAGCCCAGCAACCTCCGGGAGCGTACGTCCATGACCGCCGTGACCCAGGGGAAGAGGGGCTTGCCGTCAGAACCCCTTGCCGCAACGTCGCACTGGCGGTGGTCCATGACCCACCAATCGTTCGGGAGGATGCTGGTATAATCGCCTCCCGCCTAATCCCGCGCAGACCCGTTTTAGCCAATTCATTTCGCAAGTGACACACCTCCGGGGGCGCTCGCTCTGATTATCTTCTTGTTTTAAAAGGAATTGGTCTCGAACCTGGGAAGCGAAAAATTTCCGCTTGATTTTCGTTATATTTTTGCCATATATAGAGCGAAGATAAAGTCCGGCATAGTCGTGGCAAAGATGGCCGGGGCCGGGAGCCGGGCATGTAACCAGGCGTTGCGGCCGGAGGCCCGTTTCCCTAAAGTGAGGGCGCGCCGCCCTCTCCTCTCTCGCGCGATCGTTCTCTTCCGAGGAGCTCTCCCATGAACCAGAAGAACGGAACCCCTCCCGCGGGCGCGCCCGGCGCGCAGGATCCCAAGGAGCGCGAGCGCCGCGAGAAGGCGGTCGAGATGGCCTTCAGCCAGATCAACCGCCAGTTCGGCAAGGGCTCGATCATGCGCCTGGGCGAGGGGCCGGAGCTGGGCCCGATCCCGGTGATCTCGACGGGCGCCGTCTCGCTCGACGCGGCGCTGGGCATCGGCGGGGTGCCGCGCGGCCGCATCATGGAGATCTTCGGCCCGGAGTCCTCCGGGAAGACCACCATTGCCCTACAGATCATCGCCCAGGCCCAGCGCAACGGCGGCATGGCGGCCTTCATCGACGCCGAGCACGCCCTCGATCCCATCTACGCCAAGGCGCTCGGGGTCCAGACCGACAACCTCATCGTCTCCCAGCCCGACACCGGGGAGCAGGCCCTCGAGATCGCCGAGATCCTCACGAGCAGCGGCGCGGTGGACGTGGTCGTGATCGACTCCGTCGCGGCCCTCGTCCCCAAGGCGGAGCTCGAGGGCGAGATGGGCGATCAGCACGTGGGCCTCCAGGCCCGTCTCATGAGCCAGGCCCTGCGCAAGCTGGGCGGCGTGGTGCACCGCAGCAACGCCTGCTTCATCTTCATCAACCAGATCCGCATGAAGATCGGCGTCATGTTCGGCAACCCGGAGACCACCTCGGGCGGCAACGCCCTCAAGTTCTACGCCTCCATCCGGCTGGACGTCCGCCGCGTCGCCTCCATCAAGGAAGGGGAGGAGAACGTGGGCAACCGCACCCGGGTCCGCGTGGTCAAGAACAAGCTCTCGCCCCCCTTCCGGACGGCCGAGTTCGACATCATGTTCGGCGCGGGCATCTCCCGGGAGGGCGACGTGCTCGACCTCGCGGTGGACAAGGGCGTGGTCCAGAAGACCGGCGCCTGGTACACCTTCGGCGATGAGCGCATCGGCCAGGGCCGCGAGAACGTGAAGAAGTTCCTCAAGGACACGCCCGAGATCTTCGCCGAAATCGAACGCCAGGTGCGGACGGCGATGGGCATCGGCGCCCCCCCTGCGGCCGGGATAGCCACGGCGGCGCCCAAGCCGGCGGCCGCCAAGCCCTCGACCCCCCAGTAGGCGGCCGGGGGTGCGCGGGGTGAGGCCCGGCATGCGCCCCGGCGGCGGGAGGTCTGTGAAGAGCGGAAAGAAAGCCGCGAAGGACGCCGATCTCCCTCCCTCCGAGCGAATGAAGGCGGCGGCTTTGCGCCTCCTCTCCCGCCGCGCCCACACCCGCTCCGAGCTCCGGCGCAAGCTCCGCCTGCGGGACTTCGCCGGCGGGGAAATCGAATCCCTCCTGGACCGCTTCACCGAGCTGGGCTATCTCGACGACGCGGCCGCGGCGCGCGCCTGGGCGCGCGGCCGCCTGGAGGGCCGCCCGATGGGCTGGCGCCTCCTCGAGGAGGAGCTGC
Encoded proteins:
- the recA gene encoding recombinase RecA; this translates as MNQKNGTPPAGAPGAQDPKERERREKAVEMAFSQINRQFGKGSIMRLGEGPELGPIPVISTGAVSLDAALGIGGVPRGRIMEIFGPESSGKTTIALQIIAQAQRNGGMAAFIDAEHALDPIYAKALGVQTDNLIVSQPDTGEQALEIAEILTSSGAVDVVVIDSVAALVPKAELEGEMGDQHVGLQARLMSQALRKLGGVVHRSNACFIFINQIRMKIGVMFGNPETTSGGNALKFYASIRLDVRRVASIKEGEENVGNRTRVRVVKNKLSPPFRTAEFDIMFGAGISREGDVLDLAVDKGVVQKTGAWYTFGDERIGQGRENVKKFLKDTPEIFAEIERQVRTAMGIGAPPAAGIATAAPKPAAAKPSTPQ
- a CDS encoding regulatory protein RecX — its product is MKSGKKAAKDADLPPSERMKAAALRLLSRRAHTRSELRRKLRLRDFAGGEIESLLDRFTELGYLDDAAAARAWARGRLEGRPMGWRLLEEELRGRGLSPSILRAVLEELYGEGEERRLAVAAARKRARSLGKDDPQRARQRLLRHLLGRGFPMGICIQAADDALSAAPSEEADAQEGGWSE